The following proteins come from a genomic window of Lachnoclostridium phytofermentans ISDg:
- a CDS encoding ABC transporter ATP-binding protein, whose product MLGITKEFPGIIANDNITLQLKKGEIHALLGENGAGKSTLMSVLFGLYQPEKGSVKVKGKTVKINGPLDANALGIGMVHQHFKLVHNFTVLQNIILGVETVSGGFLKMEDARKKVLELSERYHLAVNPDAYVSDISVGMQQRIEILKMLYRENEILIFDEPTAVLTPQEIDELMNIMKGLAKEGKSILFITHKLNEIKAVANRCSVLRRGRYIGTVDVKTTEKEKMSEMMVGRKVNFRVEKKAARTKDVVLDVKTLTVHSKQKGNKKALVNEVSFEVKRGEIVSIAGIDGNGQSELVKAITGLIKCDSGSLKFHGEDITKKTIRYRNIHGLSHIPEDRHKHGLVLEYTVQDNLVLQEYFTKKYQKGGFLKRGAIRENAERLIDQYDIRSGQGAITTCRSMSGGNQQKVIIAREIERKPELLVAVQPTRGLDVGAIEFVHKQLIAERDKGSGVLLVSFELDEVMNLSDRILVMYEGEIVASFKPEEVTIQELGLYMAGSKRRKA is encoded by the coding sequence ATGTTAGGAATCACAAAAGAATTTCCTGGGATTATAGCAAATGATAATATTACCCTTCAGTTAAAGAAGGGAGAAATTCATGCTTTGCTTGGTGAAAATGGCGCAGGAAAATCCACTCTGATGAGTGTTTTGTTTGGTTTATATCAACCAGAAAAAGGTTCTGTTAAAGTAAAAGGGAAAACTGTGAAAATTAATGGTCCATTGGATGCGAATGCACTTGGGATTGGTATGGTGCATCAGCATTTTAAGTTAGTTCATAATTTCACGGTTCTACAAAACATCATACTTGGTGTAGAAACTGTGAGCGGTGGTTTTCTTAAAATGGAAGATGCCAGAAAAAAGGTGTTAGAATTAAGTGAGCGTTATCACCTTGCTGTAAATCCTGATGCTTATGTTTCAGACATTTCTGTTGGTATGCAGCAAAGAATAGAAATCTTAAAGATGCTATACCGCGAAAATGAGATATTAATATTTGATGAACCAACTGCAGTACTTACCCCTCAGGAAATTGATGAGTTAATGAACATTATGAAAGGCCTTGCAAAAGAGGGAAAATCGATTTTATTTATCACTCATAAGTTAAATGAGATAAAAGCGGTAGCAAATCGATGCTCCGTATTACGTCGTGGTAGATATATTGGTACAGTCGATGTGAAAACAACGGAAAAAGAAAAAATGTCTGAGATGATGGTCGGTCGTAAGGTCAATTTTAGAGTTGAAAAAAAAGCTGCAAGAACTAAAGATGTCGTATTGGATGTAAAGACATTAACCGTTCATTCAAAACAAAAAGGTAACAAAAAAGCTTTGGTTAATGAAGTGAGTTTTGAAGTGAAAAGAGGAGAGATTGTAAGTATCGCTGGAATTGACGGGAATGGTCAATCGGAATTGGTGAAAGCAATTACTGGATTAATCAAATGCGATAGTGGTTCTTTAAAATTTCATGGTGAAGACATTACGAAAAAGACGATACGTTATCGAAATATTCATGGTTTATCCCACATTCCGGAGGATCGTCATAAACATGGCCTTGTTCTTGAATATACGGTTCAGGATAATCTTGTTTTACAAGAGTATTTTACAAAGAAATATCAAAAGGGCGGATTTTTAAAAAGAGGTGCTATCCGCGAGAATGCGGAGAGGCTCATTGATCAATATGATATAAGAAGTGGACAGGGAGCAATTACAACATGCCGAAGTATGTCTGGTGGAAATCAGCAAAAGGTTATCATAGCAAGAGAAATAGAACGTAAACCAGAGCTTTTAGTAGCAGTACAGCCAACAAGAGGACTGGATGTTGGTGCAATCGAATTTGTTCACAAGCAACTAATAGCAGAAAGAGATAAGGGAAGCGGTGTTCTACTGGTATCATTTGAATTAGATGAAGTAATGAATTTAAGCGACCGTATCTTAGTAATGTATGAGGGAGAAATTGTAGCTTCTTTTAAACCAGAGGAAGTTACGATACAGGAATTAGGCCTTTACATGGCTGGATCAAAAAGGAGGAAGGCTTAG
- a CDS encoding carboxypeptidase M32: MNEKYEKLIPHLNKMMALETALILLQWDTETLAPVEALENTAKAVGLLSGEYFDAMVNDDIKNLLHELSKPENFDVLEFNEQKIVKKLNKQLKEMECIPPEEYKAYSELTAKSAAIWAAAKEKNCFADYAPTLEEIVSYNKKFASYRNDENKALYDILLDDFEEGIDMKQLDEFFAKLRTAIVPLLKQVVAKNDSIDKSYNSLSYDIEKQKEFCKYIAEYLGFDFKRGVIAESAHPFTTNLHNKDVRITTHYYKNNLESSIFSTIHEGGHAIYEMNIDDSLTQTPVGHGSSMGVHESQSRFFENIIGRSKDFWAPLWDKLTTTFPEQLKNVSLDQFILSINKAEPDFIRTEADELTYSLHIMIRYEIEKLLISGQIEVSDLPRIWNEKYEEYLGVVPPTDTLGVLQDVHWSHGTFGYFPSYALGNAIASQIYAFIQTKIDFSECLREGNLKPIVDLLREHIHKYGATKNTNELLLEMTGESFNADYYVDYLIDKYTKLYQL; this comes from the coding sequence ATGAACGAAAAATATGAAAAATTAATTCCACACTTAAACAAAATGATGGCATTAGAAACTGCATTAATCTTACTGCAATGGGATACCGAAACCCTTGCCCCAGTTGAAGCCCTTGAAAATACTGCAAAAGCTGTTGGTTTATTATCAGGTGAATATTTTGATGCAATGGTAAATGATGACATTAAAAATCTATTACATGAATTATCAAAACCAGAGAATTTCGATGTCTTGGAATTCAATGAGCAAAAAATCGTTAAGAAGCTGAATAAGCAGTTAAAAGAAATGGAATGCATCCCACCAGAAGAATATAAAGCTTATAGTGAATTGACCGCAAAATCCGCTGCGATTTGGGCTGCTGCAAAAGAAAAAAATTGCTTTGCTGATTATGCTCCAACACTAGAAGAAATCGTTTCCTACAATAAGAAATTTGCTAGCTATCGTAACGATGAGAACAAAGCCCTTTACGATATTTTGCTAGACGATTTTGAAGAAGGAATTGATATGAAGCAATTGGATGAATTCTTCGCAAAACTACGTACTGCAATCGTACCTTTACTAAAGCAAGTAGTTGCTAAAAATGATTCCATAGACAAATCCTATAATTCTTTATCTTATGATATTGAAAAACAAAAAGAGTTCTGTAAATACATTGCAGAGTACCTCGGATTTGATTTTAAACGTGGAGTAATTGCAGAAAGTGCACATCCATTTACAACAAATCTACACAACAAAGATGTTAGAATCACTACACACTATTATAAAAACAATCTCGAAAGTTCCATCTTCTCTACCATACACGAGGGTGGCCATGCTATCTACGAGATGAATATTGATGATTCCTTAACTCAAACACCTGTAGGTCATGGTTCCTCCATGGGTGTTCACGAATCACAATCCCGTTTCTTTGAAAATATCATTGGACGCAGTAAAGATTTTTGGGCTCCACTGTGGGATAAATTAACTACTACATTCCCTGAACAATTAAAGAATGTATCACTTGACCAATTTATTCTTTCTATTAACAAAGCAGAGCCTGATTTTATCCGTACGGAAGCAGATGAGTTAACTTATTCTCTTCATATCATGATACGTTATGAAATTGAGAAGCTTCTCATATCTGGACAAATTGAAGTATCCGACCTACCACGTATATGGAATGAAAAGTACGAAGAATATTTAGGAGTTGTGCCTCCAACAGATACCCTTGGTGTGTTACAAGATGTACACTGGTCACATGGTACCTTTGGATATTTTCCATCCTACGCACTTGGTAACGCAATCGCTTCTCAAATCTATGCCTTTATACAAACGAAAATTGACTTTTCTGAATGCTTAAGAGAAGGAAATCTAAAACCTATTGTAGATTTATTAAGAGAACATATTCATAAATATGGTGCGACTAAGAATACCAACGAATTATTATTAGAGATGACCGGTGAATCCTTTAACGCTGATTACTATGTAGACTATCTAATAGATAAATATACAAAATTATATCAGTTATAA
- a CDS encoding ABC transporter permease, with amino-acid sequence MSAVYFMFQQTMLFAIPLLIVALGGMFSERSGVVNIALEGIMTIGAFASILFINKFQNRMSGQPLLLLAILVAALAGIIFSLFHAYASIHMKADQTISGTALNMFAPAFAIFTARQIQGVQQINFDNTFRIQKVPVLGDIPILGELLFQNSYITTYLGFLVLIIASIVLYKTKFGLRLRACGEHPQAADSVGISVYRMRYSGVLLSGLLGGIGGLVFVIPTSTNFNASVAGYGFLALAVLIFGQWKPIRILYAALFFGLMKTIASAYSGIPFLARLGIPSYLYKMIPYIATLIVLAFTSKKSQAPKAAGVPYDKGKR; translated from the coding sequence ATGAGTGCCGTATATTTTATGTTTCAACAGACTATGTTATTTGCAATCCCCCTTTTAATTGTAGCTCTTGGTGGAATGTTTTCCGAGAGAAGTGGAGTTGTCAATATTGCTTTAGAAGGTATTATGACGATAGGAGCGTTTGCAAGTATTTTATTTATTAATAAGTTCCAGAATAGAATGAGTGGACAGCCTCTCTTACTTTTAGCGATTTTGGTTGCTGCATTGGCAGGGATTATTTTTTCACTATTTCATGCTTATGCTTCAATTCATATGAAAGCGGATCAGACAATATCCGGTACCGCACTAAATATGTTTGCTCCAGCATTTGCAATATTTACTGCAAGACAGATTCAAGGTGTTCAGCAGATTAACTTTGATAATACCTTCCGTATTCAGAAAGTTCCAGTACTTGGTGATATTCCAATACTTGGGGAATTATTATTTCAGAATTCTTATATTACAACTTACCTAGGATTTCTAGTTCTAATCATTGCATCCATTGTTTTGTATAAGACGAAGTTTGGTTTACGTCTTCGTGCCTGTGGAGAGCACCCTCAAGCAGCAGATTCTGTTGGGATAAGTGTATACAGAATGAGATATTCAGGTGTTCTTCTATCAGGTTTGCTTGGTGGTATTGGCGGTTTGGTTTTCGTCATTCCAACGTCAACAAACTTTAATGCCAGTGTCGCTGGGTACGGTTTCCTTGCGTTAGCTGTTTTGATTTTTGGTCAATGGAAACCTATTCGTATACTTTATGCAGCATTGTTTTTTGGATTGATGAAAACAATTGCGTCTGCTTACTCAGGAATTCCGTTTCTTGCAAGGCTTGGAATTCCAAGTTATTTGTATAAGATGATACCTTATATTGCAACTTTGATTGTACTTGCCTTTACCTCTAAGAAATCACAGGCTCCAAAAGCAGCCGGCGTTCCTTACGATAAGGGAAAGCGCTAG
- a CDS encoding YitT family protein yields the protein MKLLRNLLIIIFGNFLYAAGVVFFILPSGLITGGTTGIALSVNYFSGLPVSYFVFGFNLIMFLLGLFILGRSFALTTLVSTFCFPFALGLLQKIVGEFIVTNDIFLCTLFGGLCIGTSIALVIRVGASTGGMDIPPLILNKYLHIPVSITLYVADCIILALQAIFGEKEKVLYGIVLVLTYTIVLDKLLMFGTNKMQLKVVSSKVELIKEAIISEIDRGVTLFHGQTGYLEKETDILLSVVSNRELYKVEKLIHKIDEDAFVMISRVSEVRGRGFSEGKKYITKKTE from the coding sequence GTGAAACTATTACGTAATTTGTTAATTATCATATTTGGTAATTTTCTTTACGCAGCAGGGGTAGTATTTTTTATTCTACCTTCCGGATTAATTACTGGAGGTACGACGGGGATAGCGTTGAGTGTAAATTATTTTTCTGGTTTGCCAGTATCCTATTTTGTATTTGGATTTAATCTTATTATGTTTTTATTAGGTTTGTTTATCTTGGGAAGAAGTTTTGCATTGACTACATTGGTGAGTACATTTTGTTTTCCATTTGCACTTGGTTTATTACAAAAAATAGTTGGAGAGTTTATAGTAACAAATGATATCTTTTTATGCACTCTCTTTGGTGGACTCTGTATAGGTACATCTATTGCACTTGTTATCAGGGTGGGTGCAAGCACAGGAGGAATGGATATACCACCATTGATACTGAACAAGTATCTGCATATACCTGTATCCATAACTTTATATGTTGCGGACTGTATTATTCTCGCACTACAGGCTATCTTTGGAGAAAAAGAAAAAGTTCTATATGGTATAGTTTTAGTTTTAACCTACACCATTGTTTTGGATAAGCTTCTGATGTTTGGTACGAATAAGATGCAATTAAAAGTGGTAAGTAGTAAAGTAGAGCTTATTAAAGAAGCAATCATATCTGAGATTGATAGAGGTGTTACTCTTTTCCATGGACAAACAGGTTATTTAGAAAAAGAGACTGACATTTTACTTAGTGTAGTTTCCAACAGGGAACTTTATAAAGTGGAAAAATTAATTCATAAAATAGATGAAGATGCCTTTGTCATGATTAGTCGTGTCAGTGAAGTAAGAGGCAGAGGTTTTAGTGAAGGAAAGAAGTACATAACGAAAAAAACAGAGTAG
- the tyrS gene encoding tyrosine--tRNA ligase, translated as MICVDEQIKIIKKGVLDMMREEELREKLKVSVEQNNPLTIKLGLDPSAPDIHLGHTVVLRKIKQMQDLGHRAIIIIGDFTGRIGDPTGKSKTRKPLTDEQVKENAATYMEQIFKVLDREKTEVRFNSEWLSKLNFEQVISLASSMTVARLLERDDFQNRYKNQEAIGLHEFFYPLMQGYDSVEIKADIELGGTDQTFNILMGRTLQKSVGMSQQIAMFMPILEGLDGIEKMSKSLGNYIGVSESPQVMFKKVMEVPDQLIFRYFELVTDEHPDDIEKLRIEMEQGKNPRDIKLILARIITNLYHGEEGAKAGEEYFEQVFKEGEIPEDMPVIKLEKEQDSLASVAGVLASEGLVPSASEFRRLIKQGGVQLNREKVLDIDCVLTEQENVLKIGKKKFVRLVF; from the coding sequence ATGATTTGTGTGGATGAACAAATTAAAATTATTAAAAAAGGCGTATTGGATATGATGCGTGAGGAGGAGTTAAGAGAAAAGCTTAAGGTTTCCGTGGAACAGAACAACCCTCTCACAATTAAGCTTGGACTTGATCCTTCTGCACCAGATATTCATCTGGGCCATACAGTTGTTCTTCGTAAAATCAAGCAGATGCAAGACTTGGGGCATAGAGCGATTATTATTATCGGAGATTTTACTGGTCGTATCGGTGATCCTACTGGAAAATCGAAGACAAGAAAACCTCTTACCGATGAACAGGTGAAAGAGAATGCAGCTACCTACATGGAGCAGATATTTAAAGTATTAGACAGAGAGAAAACAGAGGTTCGCTTTAATAGCGAGTGGTTATCAAAACTTAACTTTGAACAAGTAATATCATTAGCTTCCAGTATGACTGTAGCAAGATTATTAGAGCGTGATGATTTTCAAAATCGTTACAAAAATCAAGAAGCAATCGGTCTACATGAATTTTTCTATCCTTTAATGCAAGGCTATGATTCCGTCGAAATAAAAGCGGACATTGAATTAGGAGGAACAGATCAGACATTTAACATTTTAATGGGAAGAACTTTACAAAAATCAGTTGGAATGTCTCAGCAAATTGCTATGTTTATGCCAATCCTTGAAGGTCTTGATGGTATAGAAAAGATGAGTAAGAGTCTTGGTAACTATATTGGTGTAAGCGAATCTCCTCAGGTTATGTTCAAGAAAGTAATGGAGGTTCCGGATCAGTTAATATTCCGTTACTTTGAACTTGTTACAGATGAGCATCCAGATGATATTGAAAAATTACGTATCGAGATGGAGCAGGGAAAAAATCCAAGAGATATTAAGCTTATCTTAGCTCGAATTATTACAAATCTTTACCATGGAGAAGAGGGAGCTAAGGCTGGAGAGGAATACTTTGAGCAAGTATTTAAAGAAGGTGAGATCCCTGAGGATATGCCTGTGATTAAACTTGAAAAAGAGCAGGATAGCTTAGCTTCAGTTGCTGGTGTATTAGCAAGCGAAGGACTTGTTCCTTCTGCAAGTGAATTCCGTAGGTTAATTAAGCAAGGTGGAGTACAGTTAAACAGAGAAAAGGTATTGGATATTGACTGTGTTTTAACAGAACAAGAAAATGTCTTAAAAATTGGAAAGAAGAAGTTTGTACGATTAGTTTTTTAA
- a CDS encoding DUF998 domain-containing protein produces MKLNKWLIPFGMIGVLSFLLLDVFGKILWPEYNPITTYVSKLVTDEAPHVHLMRFFLNTYTVCFLLFSLGMTILSFSKYHIYVKLGYTVMFASALISVIGYGGYPISMVLIFSKNDIIHVVVTVTILCATALSILLITIGYLKQEKLKILGLITLVAFLFFVVFNLWHLYAILNGYHILGFIERIIFYTVHALTVILSWVYTFRKNRLIEEAAR; encoded by the coding sequence ATGAAATTAAATAAGTGGCTTATTCCATTTGGGATGATAGGCGTCCTTTCTTTCCTTTTACTTGATGTATTTGGGAAAATTCTTTGGCCAGAATATAACCCTATAACGACGTACGTCAGCAAATTGGTTACAGATGAGGCGCCGCATGTTCATCTCATGCGGTTTTTTTTGAATACCTATACAGTCTGCTTTTTATTATTCTCCTTAGGGATGACTATCTTATCTTTCAGCAAATACCACATATATGTTAAATTAGGATACACGGTTATGTTTGCTTCAGCATTAATATCTGTGATTGGGTATGGTGGTTATCCAATAAGTATGGTGCTTATTTTCAGCAAAAATGATATTATCCATGTGGTAGTTACTGTCACAATACTCTGTGCTACTGCTCTTTCCATTTTATTGATTACAATTGGGTATTTAAAACAGGAGAAATTAAAAATTTTAGGTCTTATAACTCTTGTGGCATTTCTTTTCTTTGTTGTATTTAACCTTTGGCACCTTTATGCGATACTAAACGGATATCATATTTTAGGTTTTATTGAGAGGATTATCTTTTACACCGTTCATGCCCTGACCGTAATATTATCTTGGGTTTATACGTTTAGAAAAAACAGGTTAATTGAGGAAGCCGCTCGATAA
- a CDS encoding BMP family ABC transporter substrate-binding protein, with the protein MKKKALSLLMTVALAATLFAGCGKKDEETKAPVGSENSVDGDKKDLFAPIAKEDLKIGVIHITNPAEGSGYTYTHDVGIQGMQKNIGLNDNQIIRKNNVNDQDPVAIRNAIEECIEEGAKLIFATSWGYMDTVEALAVEHPDVIFSHGTGYKSNGSNFNNYFGRIYQARYLTGIAAGLKTTSNKIGYVAAWGKENSEVTGGLDAFAMGVYSVNPEAKVYVKTTSSWFSPEGEAAAAEALIALGCDVIGQHCDTPNPMTAAEAAGVFGVGYNSDMTKDAPKAVLTSALWNWSAYYTTAVKSVIEGTWDGSNYFGGMAEGLINISPLSDLCAPGTEEKIAEAEAKIKSGEWDVFTGAIETNDGQTIGEEGKSLDDATITAGINWYFKNVVED; encoded by the coding sequence ATGAAGAAGAAAGCGCTCAGCTTACTTATGACAGTAGCTCTAGCAGCAACCTTATTTGCAGGTTGTGGAAAAAAGGATGAAGAAACAAAAGCACCAGTGGGAAGTGAGAATTCTGTAGATGGAGATAAGAAAGACTTATTTGCTCCAATCGCTAAAGAAGACTTAAAGATTGGTGTAATCCACATCACTAACCCTGCGGAAGGTTCTGGTTATACATATACTCATGATGTTGGTATTCAGGGTATGCAGAAGAATATCGGCTTAAATGATAATCAGATTATTAGAAAGAACAATGTAAATGATCAGGATCCTGTAGCAATTCGTAACGCAATTGAAGAGTGTATCGAAGAGGGAGCAAAATTAATCTTCGCTACAAGCTGGGGATACATGGATACTGTTGAAGCTTTGGCTGTAGAGCATCCGGATGTAATCTTTTCTCATGGTACAGGATATAAATCAAATGGTAGCAACTTTAATAACTATTTCGGCAGAATTTATCAAGCTAGATACTTAACAGGTATCGCAGCTGGATTAAAGACTACAAGTAATAAGATTGGTTATGTAGCAGCTTGGGGTAAAGAAAACTCTGAGGTAACTGGTGGTCTTGATGCATTTGCAATGGGTGTTTACTCTGTAAACCCAGAAGCTAAGGTTTATGTAAAAACAACTAGTAGCTGGTTTTCTCCTGAAGGTGAAGCAGCGGCAGCGGAAGCTTTAATCGCTCTTGGATGTGATGTAATTGGTCAGCACTGTGATACACCAAACCCTATGACAGCAGCAGAAGCAGCTGGAGTATTTGGCGTTGGTTATAACTCTGATATGACTAAGGATGCTCCAAAGGCAGTTCTTACTTCTGCTCTTTGGAATTGGTCAGCATACTACACTACAGCAGTTAAATCTGTTATTGAAGGAACTTGGGATGGAAGTAACTACTTTGGTGGTATGGCAGAAGGTTTAATCAATATTTCTCCATTATCTGATCTTTGTGCACCAGGTACAGAAGAGAAAATTGCGGAAGCTGAAGCAAAGATTAAGTCTGGTGAATGGGATGTATTCACTG